A genome region from Triticum aestivum cultivar Chinese Spring chromosome 2B, IWGSC CS RefSeq v2.1, whole genome shotgun sequence includes the following:
- the LOC123041605 gene encoding ergosterol biosynthetic protein 28, whose product MGRDCRCALTGCLFVERGSDFDQLTLGYSRPERRGQQQQQIAEEDLESMAEKGGRKSVPALGWWLMLVGSLRLASVWFGFFNIWALRAAVFSQTEMTEIHGRTFGVWTLLTCTLCFLCAFNLENKPLYIATFLSFIYALGHFLTEYLIYHTMAAANLGTVGFFAGTSIVWMLLQWNSHGDSRGSHAVKQS is encoded by the exons ATGGGCCGCGATTGTCGCTGTGCGTTAACAGGCTGCCTCTTTGTGGAAAGAGGAAGTGATTTTGACCAGTTGACTCTTGGGTATTCACGCCCGGAGAGAagagggcagcagcagcagcagatcgcgGAGGAGGATTTGGAGAGCATGGCGGAGAAGGGCGGGAGGAAGAGCGTGCCGGCGCTCGGCTGGTGGCTAATGCTGGTCGGCTCCCTCCGCCTCGCCTCCGTGTGGTTCGGCTTCTTCAACATCTGGGCGCtccgcgccgccgtcttctcccagACAGAGA TGACTGAAATACACGGTCGTACTTTTGGGGTCTGGACACTCCTGACCTGCACACTGTGTTTTCTGTGTGCATTCAACCTAGAAAACAAGCCTCTGTATATAGCCACCTTCCTGTCATTCATCTATGCTCTTGGTCACTTTCTCACGGAGTACTTGATATATCATACCATGGCTGCAGCAAATCTTGGCACTGTTGGCTTCTTTGCAG GGACGTCAATTGTATGGATGCTGCTTCAGTGGAATTCTCATGGGGATTCGCGTGGTTCCCATGCTGTCAAGCAGTCGTGA